The Shewanella japonica genome has a window encoding:
- the infA gene encoding translation initiation factor IF-1, with the protein MAKEDNIEMQGTILETLPNTMFRVELENGHVVIAHISGKMRKNYIRILTGDKVTVQLTPYDLSKGRIVFRAR; encoded by the coding sequence ATGGCGAAAGAAGACAACATTGAAATGCAGGGCACAATCCTTGAGACCTTGCCAAATACAATGTTCCGCGTAGAACTTGAAAATGGTCATGTCGTGATTGCACACATTTCTGGCAAGATGCGCAAAAACTACATCCGTATTTTAACGGGTGATAAAGTCACGGTTCAATTGACTCCTTACGATTTAAGTAAAGGTCGTATCGTCTTCCGCGCACGTTAA
- a CDS encoding arginyltransferase, translating into MTSRSISVGISHPFDCSYIDGLQEQLLIIQEPQLDGALFEQLLGMGFRRNGNSIYKPRCPSCSACQSIRVVVPEFKLSKRQKRTIKNNQDLRWQVTDECSAEHYALYERYISGRHSDGPMYPPSEDQYNDFLLCSWLKPTYIEVFDQDKLIGVAVTDQLNNSLSAIYSYFDPDYAKRSLGSFMILLQCDLALQLGKQFVYLGYQIDENRKMNYKRLYRPYQILTANGWQHIEKEPTL; encoded by the coding sequence TTGACATCTAGAAGCATCAGTGTCGGCATTAGTCACCCTTTTGATTGTAGCTATATTGATGGGCTTCAAGAGCAGCTATTAATTATTCAAGAGCCACAGTTGGACGGCGCGCTATTTGAACAATTACTTGGCATGGGCTTTAGGCGAAATGGCAACTCTATTTATAAACCACGCTGTCCGAGTTGCTCAGCATGTCAATCTATTCGCGTTGTGGTGCCTGAATTTAAACTTTCTAAACGACAAAAACGCACCATCAAAAACAATCAGGACTTAAGATGGCAAGTCACAGATGAGTGTTCAGCTGAACACTACGCATTATACGAACGTTATATCAGTGGCCGCCATTCTGATGGGCCAATGTATCCTCCGAGTGAAGATCAATATAATGACTTCCTGCTGTGCAGCTGGCTTAAACCCACTTACATTGAAGTTTTTGACCAAGATAAACTCATTGGAGTAGCAGTAACGGATCAACTCAATAATAGTTTGTCAGCCATTTATAGTTATTTTGATCCTGACTATGCTAAACGCTCACTCGGCAGCTTCATGATCTTGTTGCAGTGTGATTTAGCCCTGCAACTAGGTAAGCAATTTGTATATCTGGGCTATCAAATTGATGAAAATAGAAAAATGAATTACAAACGTTTATATCGTCCATATCAAATATTAACAGCGAATGGATGGCAACATATTGAAAAAGAACCCACGCTTTAG
- the aat gene encoding leucyl/phenylalanyl-tRNA--protein transferase — MNSLSYLNHLPQFPDPMQALDEPNGLLAVGGDLSPTRLVEAYYQGIFPWFNDDDPILWWSPHPRAVFTPQTQPLNKTMRKCLKKSTWRFTINHAFAEVIKACSEPRASEQGTWISSDIQNAYIKLHSLGKAHSIEVWDDKTLVGGLYGIAVGSVFCGESMFHRQTNASKAAFAMLNQHIAKHGFKLIDAQIMNPHLENLGAKPVPRNEFLQTLKQLRNQVIDNQAWVTQEVYFDI; from the coding sequence GTGAACTCACTGTCTTATTTAAATCACCTTCCTCAATTTCCTGATCCCATGCAAGCACTTGACGAACCAAATGGCTTACTGGCGGTTGGCGGTGATTTATCACCAACTCGATTAGTCGAAGCCTATTATCAAGGCATTTTCCCCTGGTTTAACGATGATGATCCCATCCTATGGTGGTCACCTCACCCAAGAGCGGTATTTACTCCACAAACTCAGCCGCTAAACAAAACAATGCGAAAATGCCTGAAAAAATCAACGTGGCGATTTACCATTAATCATGCCTTTGCAGAGGTAATCAAAGCATGTTCAGAACCAAGAGCCAGTGAGCAAGGCACTTGGATTTCATCCGATATTCAAAATGCCTATATTAAATTACACTCTTTGGGTAAAGCTCACTCAATTGAAGTGTGGGATGATAAAACACTTGTTGGCGGTTTATATGGAATAGCGGTAGGCAGTGTATTTTGTGGAGAATCAATGTTTCATCGCCAAACTAATGCATCAAAAGCTGCATTTGCAATGCTTAATCAGCATATTGCCAAACATGGTTTTAAGCTGATTGATGCACAAATTATGAACCCACATTTAGAAAACTTAGGTGCGAAACCTGTACCTAGAAATGAGTTTTTACAAACCTTAAAACAATTACGTAATCAAGTTATTGATAATCAAGCTTGGGTTACTCAAGAGGTATATTTTGACATCTAG
- a CDS encoding glycine zipper 2TM domain-containing protein, with the protein MLKLTNSSVMVFSALLVILSGVMSSTALAAYERNQAVPVEKVIYGQVESIKHVTQTQLVEDRNLGWKTFGGALIGGVIGHQFGGGSGQDVATVLGALLGGAAANQYGNSTRTLEYKLIEMMINLDDGTQVMVIQDLDPGMSFVAGDEVRVVYLTGYVRVDLAM; encoded by the coding sequence ATGTTGAAACTCACAAACAGCTCAGTGATGGTTTTTAGTGCACTTTTGGTCATATTATCAGGGGTAATGAGTAGCACAGCACTAGCGGCATATGAGCGTAATCAGGCAGTGCCAGTTGAAAAGGTAATCTATGGCCAAGTCGAATCAATTAAACACGTTACTCAAACGCAATTAGTTGAAGATCGTAACCTTGGCTGGAAAACCTTTGGCGGTGCATTAATAGGTGGCGTTATTGGGCATCAGTTTGGTGGTGGCTCAGGACAGGATGTCGCAACCGTATTAGGCGCATTACTTGGTGGTGCTGCAGCCAACCAATACGGCAACTCAACTCGTACACTTGAATATAAACTAATTGAAATGATGATTAATTTAGACGATGGAACACAAGTCATGGTGATACAAGACTTAGATCCTGGAATGTCATTTGTTGCAGGTGACGAAGTGCGTGTTGTGTATTTAACCGGTTATGTTCGTGTTGATTTAGCCATGTAA
- a CDS encoding Nif3-like dinuclear metal center hexameric protein: MSLTSVSREQLSNYLNDFLSVSQFKDYAPNGLQVQGTDTISTIVTGVTACQALIDQAAAVNADAILVHHGFFWKNEPEVLTGMKYKRIKTLMSHDMNLFGYHLPLDAHETIGNNAELAKKLGLVDVEVCADIPQNLLWKGKLATPLSSLQLSELLNQKLYRQPLHIGDDEQLISSLAWCTGGAQDYIDHAAALGVDAFISGEVSEHTYHCAMEQGIHYFAAGHHATEQFGIQALGEHLAEKFGLTHQFIDIVNPV, encoded by the coding sequence ATGTCATTAACGTCTGTATCTCGCGAGCAATTATCCAACTATCTAAATGATTTCCTTAGCGTTAGCCAATTTAAAGATTATGCACCTAATGGACTGCAGGTTCAGGGCACAGATACGATTAGTACCATAGTCACTGGGGTAACAGCCTGCCAAGCGCTCATTGACCAAGCGGCTGCAGTGAATGCTGATGCCATATTGGTTCATCATGGATTTTTTTGGAAAAATGAACCAGAAGTGCTTACAGGGATGAAATATAAGCGAATTAAAACGCTTATGAGTCACGATATGAATTTATTCGGCTATCATTTACCACTAGATGCCCATGAAACTATTGGGAATAATGCAGAACTTGCTAAAAAGTTAGGATTAGTCGATGTTGAAGTGTGTGCAGATATTCCACAAAATTTACTCTGGAAAGGAAAGCTTGCAACGCCACTTTCGTCACTACAATTAAGTGAGTTATTGAATCAAAAATTATATCGCCAACCACTTCATATAGGCGATGATGAGCAGTTAATTTCATCGTTGGCTTGGTGTACTGGTGGAGCACAAGATTATATTGATCATGCTGCGGCTTTGGGAGTTGATGCATTTATTAGTGGTGAAGTTTCTGAGCACACGTATCACTGTGCAATGGAGCAGGGAATCCATTATTTTGCTGCTGGTCACCATGCAACAGAACAATTTGGTATTCAAGCATTAGGTGAACATTTAGCTGAAAAGTTTGGTTTGACACATCAGTTTATTGATATTGTTAATCCTGTTTAA
- a CDS encoding monovalent cation:proton antiporter-2 (CPA2) family protein — protein MTEYFIQAFIYLSAAVIAVPIAQRMGLGSVLGYLIAGVVIGPIVGLVGSETNTIQHFAEFGVVMMLFLVGLELEPKMLWSMRHRLVGMGGLQVGLSAGIVMAIAMMFEMSWTVALTIGLIFSLSSTAIVLQTLNEKGLTKTTAGKNAFGVLLFQDIAVIPMLALIPLLALPELVEAAQSSVAAAAEHHEELSLVADLHGGLYALVLVLSIGLVVFGGHYLSRPVFRFIADSGVREISTAAALLLVIGIATLMSLVGVSPALGTFLAGVVLANSEFKHELETHIGPFKGLLLGLFFITVGAGINFEILWNYLGVILGVTAAVMILKALVLLVLSFIFRIKGSDRWLYTLSLAQAGEFGFVLLSFSQQNHVISQEIAQPLSIVVALSMFLTPGLFIFYEKVILPKYEKTSNDREQDEVDEQGTVIIAGIGRFGQIVNRLLLSNGVKTVVLDHQATQVDNLRKINTKAYYGDATRPDLLEAAGVATASAFVVAIDNPQSSVELVKHLKHKYPHLKVISRAFDRGHGHLLRQAGADYVESETFRSALKVGAESMKAMGFSSELVERQKQTYMRVEKEASEVLYNEWAGRSDGEKFGGDFINLFIEYEERLKEAIEADTEAYKSQRFAQEAPCDPENVNACEDANLKVMS, from the coding sequence ATGACTGAATATTTTATTCAAGCATTTATTTATTTATCCGCAGCGGTTATCGCAGTGCCTATTGCTCAACGCATGGGCTTAGGTTCCGTACTTGGCTATTTGATCGCAGGGGTTGTCATTGGACCGATTGTTGGGTTAGTCGGAAGTGAAACCAACACCATTCAGCATTTTGCAGAATTTGGCGTCGTCATGATGTTATTTTTAGTCGGTCTGGAGCTTGAACCTAAAATGCTCTGGTCGATGAGACATCGATTAGTGGGCATGGGTGGGCTGCAAGTCGGCTTATCGGCGGGTATTGTGATGGCTATTGCTATGATGTTTGAAATGTCATGGACGGTCGCGTTAACTATTGGCTTAATTTTCTCCTTATCTTCCACAGCGATTGTTTTACAAACATTAAATGAAAAAGGCTTAACCAAAACAACGGCTGGTAAGAATGCATTTGGCGTGTTGTTATTTCAAGACATCGCGGTAATCCCTATGCTTGCGCTTATTCCGCTCCTAGCGCTTCCTGAATTAGTTGAAGCTGCGCAGTCCTCAGTGGCAGCTGCTGCTGAGCACCACGAAGAACTTTCTTTAGTTGCAGACTTACATGGTGGTTTATATGCGCTGGTATTAGTGCTTTCAATCGGCTTGGTTGTTTTTGGGGGGCATTACTTGAGTCGGCCTGTATTCAGGTTTATCGCAGATTCAGGGGTGCGTGAGATCTCAACTGCGGCGGCTTTACTTTTGGTGATTGGGATTGCAACACTAATGAGCTTGGTGGGGGTATCACCTGCACTTGGTACTTTCTTAGCGGGTGTCGTACTTGCAAACAGTGAATTTAAACATGAGCTTGAAACACATATAGGTCCATTTAAAGGGTTATTGCTAGGCTTGTTTTTCATTACGGTCGGCGCAGGTATCAACTTTGAAATCCTTTGGAATTATCTCGGAGTGATATTAGGCGTCACAGCCGCTGTGATGATATTGAAAGCGCTGGTATTATTAGTGCTGAGCTTTATATTTCGCATCAAAGGAAGTGATAGATGGTTATATACTCTTAGCTTGGCGCAAGCAGGTGAGTTTGGCTTTGTATTGTTAAGTTTTAGTCAGCAAAACCATGTAATTTCGCAAGAAATTGCGCAGCCGTTATCTATAGTCGTTGCGTTATCTATGTTCCTTACTCCTGGGTTATTCATTTTTTACGAAAAAGTCATCTTGCCTAAATACGAGAAAACCTCGAATGATCGAGAGCAAGATGAAGTCGATGAGCAGGGAACAGTCATCATTGCAGGTATTGGTCGTTTCGGACAGATTGTGAATCGTTTACTGCTGTCTAATGGCGTTAAAACCGTCGTGCTGGATCACCAAGCGACCCAAGTAGACAACTTACGTAAAATCAATACGAAAGCTTACTATGGTGATGCAACTCGTCCTGATTTACTTGAGGCGGCTGGCGTTGCCACAGCGTCGGCATTTGTTGTCGCGATTGATAACCCACAAAGTAGCGTTGAGCTCGTCAAGCACCTTAAGCACAAGTATCCTCATTTAAAAGTGATCAGCCGTGCATTTGATCGGGGACATGGTCATTTGTTACGTCAAGCTGGAGCCGATTATGTTGAATCTGAAACATTCAGGTCGGCATTGAAAGTAGGCGCTGAATCAATGAAAGCAATGGGGTTCTCTTCAGAGTTGGTCGAGCGACAAAAACAAACGTATATGAGAGTGGAAAAAGAAGCTTCTGAAGTACTGTATAACGAATGGGCTGGTCGTTCTGATGGTGAGAAGTTTGGCGGTGACTTTATTAATCTATTCATTGAATATGAAGAGCGTTTGAAGGAAGCGATTGAAGCGGACACAGAGGCTTATAAAAGTCAGCGTTTTGCTCAAGAAGCGCCATGCGATCCTGAAAATGTGAACGCTTGCGAAGATGCTAATCTAAAGGTGATGTCATAA
- the metG gene encoding methionine--tRNA ligase, which yields MTNSQRKILVTSALPYANGPIHLGHMLEYIQTDIWSRYQKLRGHECHYICADDAHGTPIMLKAQQMGITPEEMIAQVQKEHEQDFADFNIQFDNFHSTHSDENRELASDIYLKLRDGGYIKTKTISQLYDPEKEMFLPDRFVKGTCPKCKSEDQYGDNCDNCGATYSTTDLINPYSVVSGATPVMKDSEHFFFDLPAFETMLGEWLSSGSLQPEIANKLREWFDQGLQQWDISRDAPYFGFEIPEQPGKFFYVWLDAPIGYMGSFKNLCDKRDDLNFDEYWNKDSSTELYHFIGKDIVNFHGLFWPAMLDGAGVRKPTSVFAHGYVTVNGAKMSKSKGTFIKARTYLDNLNPEYLRYYYAAKLNSRVDDLDLNLEDFAQRVNSDLVGKLVNLASRTAGFISKRFEGKLAKINDMSLTEAFLAKQDLIADLYETREFGKAMREIMALADMANAYVADAAPWQLIKDEAKQEEAHQVCSNALNLFRILVTYLKPVLPQLAEKVESFLQLTLTWDNLNQDLAGHEIAKFKALMQRIEMKSIEAIIEASTENLQVAETKAPKAEQVQTELEKEPLAPEITFDDFAKVDLRIALIAKAEHIEKANKLLRLELDLGGETKQVFAGIKSAYAPEDLIGKHTVMVANLAPRKMKFGESEGMVLAAGPGGKDIWILEPHAGAKPGMRVM from the coding sequence ATGACAAATTCACAACGTAAAATCCTGGTGACAAGTGCCCTCCCATATGCCAATGGTCCTATCCATTTAGGTCATATGCTTGAGTATATTCAAACTGATATTTGGTCTCGTTACCAAAAGCTTCGTGGACATGAATGTCACTATATTTGTGCTGATGATGCCCATGGCACCCCAATCATGCTCAAAGCTCAACAAATGGGAATTACCCCAGAAGAAATGATTGCTCAAGTACAAAAAGAGCATGAACAAGATTTCGCGGACTTTAATATTCAATTTGATAACTTTCACAGTACTCACAGTGATGAGAACCGTGAATTAGCCAGTGATATTTACTTAAAATTACGCGATGGCGGTTACATCAAAACCAAAACCATCTCGCAATTATATGATCCTGAAAAAGAAATGTTTTTACCGGATCGTTTCGTTAAAGGCACCTGCCCTAAATGTAAAAGTGAAGATCAATACGGTGATAACTGTGACAACTGCGGTGCAACTTACAGCACAACAGATTTAATCAATCCTTACTCTGTTGTATCAGGTGCAACTCCAGTCATGAAAGACAGTGAACACTTCTTTTTTGACTTACCAGCATTTGAAACCATGCTCGGTGAGTGGCTTTCATCAGGTTCTTTACAACCTGAAATTGCTAACAAATTAAGAGAATGGTTCGACCAAGGATTACAACAGTGGGATATCTCACGTGATGCGCCGTATTTTGGGTTCGAAATTCCAGAGCAACCAGGCAAGTTTTTCTATGTGTGGCTAGATGCCCCAATTGGTTACATGGGTTCATTCAAAAACTTATGTGATAAACGTGATGATCTGAACTTTGACGAATACTGGAATAAAGATTCAAGCACCGAGCTTTATCACTTTATCGGTAAAGATATCGTAAACTTCCACGGTTTATTCTGGCCTGCAATGCTTGATGGCGCAGGTGTGCGTAAACCTACGAGTGTTTTTGCTCATGGTTACGTCACAGTGAACGGCGCAAAGATGTCTAAATCAAAAGGCACCTTCATCAAAGCCCGTACCTACTTAGATAACTTAAACCCTGAGTACCTTCGTTATTACTATGCCGCTAAATTAAATAGCCGTGTTGATGACTTAGATTTAAACCTTGAAGACTTCGCTCAACGCGTAAACTCAGATCTAGTCGGTAAATTGGTAAACTTAGCATCTCGCACGGCTGGTTTTATCAGTAAACGATTTGAAGGTAAGTTAGCTAAAATTAACGATATGTCGTTAACAGAGGCTTTCTTAGCTAAACAAGATCTTATTGCTGATTTATATGAAACCCGTGAATTCGGTAAAGCGATGCGTGAAATCATGGCACTTGCCGATATGGCGAACGCTTATGTTGCCGATGCTGCACCTTGGCAGTTAATCAAAGACGAAGCAAAACAAGAAGAAGCGCATCAAGTTTGTAGTAATGCACTTAACTTGTTCCGTATTTTGGTGACTTACCTAAAACCAGTGTTGCCTCAGTTAGCTGAAAAAGTTGAAAGCTTCCTACAGTTAACCTTAACTTGGGACAATTTAAACCAAGATTTAGCAGGCCACGAAATTGCTAAGTTTAAAGCGTTAATGCAACGTATTGAAATGAAGAGTATTGAGGCGATTATTGAAGCGTCAACTGAAAATCTTCAAGTTGCAGAAACCAAAGCCCCTAAAGCTGAGCAAGTGCAAACAGAACTTGAAAAAGAGCCGTTAGCACCTGAAATCACTTTTGATGATTTTGCTAAGGTTGATTTACGTATTGCACTCATTGCTAAAGCTGAGCACATTGAAAAAGCGAATAAACTCCTTCGTTTAGAGCTTGATTTAGGCGGTGAAACTAAACAAGTATTTGCTGGCATTAAATCGGCTTATGCGCCAGAAGATTTAATTGGTAAACACACTGTCATGGTCGCTAACCTTGCGCCGCGTAAGATGAAGTTTGGCGAATCTGAAGGCATGGTGTTAGCAGCAGGCCCTGGTGGAAAAGATATCTGGATTTTAGAACCACACGCTGGCGCTAAACCAGGCATGCGAGTGATGTAG
- the apbC gene encoding iron-sulfur cluster carrier protein ApbC: MSTSHTDYQLSDDLLGPVLSILDAYQDPYLAEGLVSAGCVNKLAIEGKRLLLGLVYPYPCMTQYRDTVMDVTKKLAVLDAIDEVECEIDFQPRVFSAIASVEPIPNIKQVIAVASGKGGVGKSTTAVNLALALKAEGAEVGILDADIYGPSIPMMLGLQGFQPTSPDGKMMTAASAHGISAQSIGFMLDDGEAAVWRGPMAAGALNQLLTETQWPELDYLVIDLPPGTGDIQLTLSQKFPVSGTVVVTTPQDIALEDAKKGITMFQKVDIPVLGIIENMSFHLCPECGHKEHPFGTHGGSKIAERYEVPLLGALPLNINIRESMDEGNPAVASKPDSEVAAIYREIARKVGAQLAKQQNKNTVSISISDDE; encoded by the coding sequence TTGTCTACTTCGCATACAGATTATCAATTAAGTGATGACCTTCTTGGTCCAGTATTGAGTATTTTAGATGCATATCAAGATCCATATTTAGCCGAAGGGTTAGTGTCTGCAGGTTGTGTTAATAAGCTTGCGATAGAAGGCAAACGACTGCTTCTTGGCTTGGTATATCCTTACCCTTGTATGACGCAATATCGCGATACGGTTATGGATGTGACAAAAAAGCTCGCCGTGTTAGACGCCATCGACGAAGTCGAATGCGAAATTGATTTCCAGCCTCGCGTATTTTCAGCCATTGCTTCAGTAGAACCTATTCCAAATATCAAGCAAGTGATTGCTGTGGCTTCTGGTAAAGGTGGTGTTGGTAAATCGACAACCGCTGTCAACCTTGCGTTGGCATTAAAAGCAGAAGGCGCTGAAGTCGGTATTTTAGATGCTGATATTTATGGCCCATCAATCCCAATGATGTTGGGGCTTCAAGGTTTTCAACCTACATCACCAGATGGCAAAATGATGACAGCAGCTTCTGCACATGGCATTTCAGCTCAATCAATTGGCTTTATGCTAGATGATGGTGAAGCCGCTGTTTGGCGCGGTCCAATGGCAGCAGGTGCGTTGAACCAGTTATTAACTGAAACTCAGTGGCCAGAATTAGATTATTTGGTGATTGATTTGCCACCAGGGACTGGTGACATACAATTAACACTGTCACAAAAGTTTCCAGTCAGTGGCACGGTTGTTGTTACAACACCACAAGATATCGCACTTGAAGATGCTAAAAAAGGCATCACCATGTTCCAAAAAGTGGATATTCCAGTTTTAGGTATCATCGAAAACATGAGTTTTCATTTATGTCCTGAATGTGGTCATAAAGAACATCCTTTTGGTACCCATGGCGGCAGCAAGATTGCTGAACGTTATGAAGTGCCATTATTGGGCGCATTGCCGCTCAATATTAATATTCGTGAGTCAATGGATGAAGGTAACCCTGCGGTTGCCAGTAAGCCAGACTCAGAAGTTGCTGCTATTTATCGTGAAATTGCCCGTAAAGTGGGGGCGCAACTTGCCAAGCAGCAAAACAAAAACACAGTTTCAATCAGTATTTCAGACGACGAGTAA
- the udk gene encoding uridine kinase, giving the protein MNSQQCVIIGIAGASASGKSLIAQTIFEELKRDLGTDQIGVINEDAYYRDQSHMTMEDRVKTNYDHPKALDHQLLAEHLKQLKKGEQVNIPCYSYKEHTRMSKTLDMQPKKVIILEGILLLTDPKLRELMDASVFMDTPLDICFLRRLTRDVAERGRTMESVIAQYKATVRPMFLQFIEPSKQHADIIVPRGGKNRIATDILKARIQHLLAR; this is encoded by the coding sequence ATGAATTCTCAGCAATGTGTCATTATTGGTATCGCAGGTGCTTCAGCATCAGGCAAAAGTTTAATTGCCCAAACGATTTTTGAAGAACTAAAGCGCGACCTGGGCACCGATCAAATCGGTGTGATTAATGAAGATGCGTATTACCGTGACCAAAGTCATATGACAATGGAAGACCGTGTTAAAACCAATTATGATCATCCTAAAGCACTGGATCATCAACTATTAGCTGAACACCTTAAGCAATTAAAGAAGGGTGAGCAGGTAAATATTCCTTGTTATAGCTACAAAGAACATACTCGCATGAGTAAAACTCTGGATATGCAGCCTAAAAAGGTCATTATCTTAGAAGGTATTTTATTGTTAACTGATCCTAAATTACGTGAACTTATGGATGCGAGTGTATTCATGGACACACCGCTGGATATTTGTTTCTTACGTCGTTTAACTCGTGACGTTGCAGAGCGTGGCCGTACAATGGAGTCGGTCATTGCGCAATATAAAGCAACAGTGCGCCCAATGTTCTTACAGTTTATTGAACCTTCAAAACAGCATGCTGATATCATTGTACCTCGTGGTGGTAAAAACAGAATTGCGACGGATATTTTAAAAGCTCGTATTCAGCATCTATTAGCAAGATAA
- the pabC gene encoding aminodeoxychorismate lyase: MALVFVNGQSENTIQALDRGLAYGDGVFATMRVSNSQVMFIEAHLSRLNQACLRLGFQPPVLSDLQSRLQKHAQSLGEGCIKLLISRGVGGRGYTAPSNPTITEVISLHEIPKHYQGWQQQGISLSVSSVQLAKQPLLAGMKHLNRLEQVLIKQYELTAKADDWLILDTDNHVVETSMANIFLVKGNQVITPKLSDSGVAGVMREQVINTLLDNHFAVMATKVTMDDIKNADHVFITNSLLGMVNINSIIDRQVNASLSSTTHYKPWQYTTPLLTQLTLSL; the protein is encoded by the coding sequence ATGGCTTTAGTATTTGTGAACGGACAATCTGAGAATACTATACAAGCGCTTGACAGAGGGCTTGCATATGGCGATGGCGTATTTGCAACTATGCGAGTTTCCAATAGTCAGGTGATGTTTATTGAAGCGCACCTGTCTCGGTTAAACCAAGCTTGCCTTAGATTAGGTTTCCAACCTCCAGTATTATCTGATCTACAGTCCCGTTTGCAAAAGCATGCACAATCACTCGGTGAGGGATGTATAAAGCTCTTAATTAGTCGTGGTGTTGGTGGACGCGGTTATACCGCCCCATCGAATCCGACCATAACTGAAGTGATATCTCTGCATGAGATACCAAAGCATTACCAAGGTTGGCAGCAGCAAGGCATTAGTTTGTCAGTTTCATCCGTACAGTTGGCTAAACAGCCGTTATTAGCGGGAATGAAGCATTTAAATCGCCTTGAACAAGTGTTGATTAAACAGTATGAATTAACAGCTAAGGCAGATGATTGGCTTATTTTAGATACTGATAATCATGTTGTTGAAACTTCAATGGCTAATATATTTTTGGTCAAAGGTAACCAAGTGATTACCCCAAAACTTTCTGATAGCGGTGTGGCGGGCGTAATGCGAGAGCAAGTCATCAACACATTGCTAGATAATCATTTTGCTGTCATGGCGACAAAAGTGACAATGGATGATATTAAAAACGCTGACCATGTCTTTATCACCAATAGTTTATTGGGTATGGTAAATATTAATTCAATTATTGATCGCCAAGTTAATGCCAGCTTAAGCTCGACCACTCACTATAAACCTTGGCAGTACACCACACCATTATTAACCCAGCTAACATTGTCACTATAA
- the mltG gene encoding endolytic transglycosylase MltG — MKKTLTILLTSLMTLTTVACVVGFWAYQQILAYPKQVLKLEEPTELVIAQGMNITKLGKELETNGTLSDSWKFKYLLKIKPEYAHIRTGLYQINPGDNIETLLTKLNRGDEMTFSLTLIEGKTIKEWHEALTDLPHLTFDEDVFNRVLLKNGDDSGLPEGKFFPETYQYQANESLESILNRSYQMMQKTLEQAWEERDKELKLKTPYELLTIASIIEKETGKPSERDWVAAVFNNRLKLGMRLQTDPTVIYGMGERYNGNITRADLREKTAFNTYRINGLPPTPIAAPSKAAIFAAAKPADVKYLYFVSRNDGSHVFSETLAQHNRAVNEYQRNRK, encoded by the coding sequence ATGAAAAAAACACTCACGATACTTCTTACATCTTTGATGACACTGACTACGGTTGCGTGTGTGGTAGGGTTTTGGGCCTACCAACAGATTTTGGCCTACCCCAAACAAGTACTCAAGCTTGAAGAGCCGACCGAGTTAGTGATTGCCCAAGGTATGAATATTACTAAGCTAGGAAAAGAACTTGAAACAAACGGAACGCTTTCTGATAGTTGGAAATTTAAATATTTATTAAAAATTAAGCCTGAATATGCGCATATAAGAACAGGGTTATATCAAATTAATCCTGGAGACAATATCGAGACATTATTAACAAAACTAAACCGAGGCGACGAAATGACTTTTTCGTTGACCTTAATTGAAGGTAAAACCATTAAAGAATGGCATGAAGCATTAACTGATTTGCCGCATTTAACGTTTGATGAGGACGTATTTAATCGAGTGCTGCTAAAAAATGGTGATGATTCAGGATTACCTGAAGGAAAGTTTTTTCCCGAAACTTATCAATATCAAGCCAACGAATCACTTGAGTCAATTTTAAATCGCAGCTATCAGATGATGCAAAAGACCTTAGAGCAAGCTTGGGAAGAGCGAGATAAGGAACTTAAGCTCAAGACGCCTTATGAATTACTAACAATTGCATCTATTATTGAGAAAGAAACAGGTAAGCCATCAGAGCGTGATTGGGTTGCCGCAGTGTTTAATAACAGATTGAAACTTGGGATGCGCTTGCAAACCGATCCAACAGTGATTTATGGCATGGGTGAGCGCTATAACGGAAATATCACGCGCGCTGATTTACGCGAGAAAACAGCATTTAATACCTATCGAATAAATGGGCTACCGCCTACACCAATCGCTGCCCCAAGTAAGGCTGCTATTTTTGCCGCTGCGAAACCAGCTGACGTGAAGTATTTATACTTTGTATCAAGAAATGACGGTAGTCATGTATTTTCAGAGACATTAGCACAACATAATCGTGCCGTTAACGAGTATCAGAGAAACAGAAAATGA